In the genome of Paenibacillus pabuli, one region contains:
- a CDS encoding extracellular solute-binding protein, with amino-acid sequence MKKRIFRHALLAISMVSLVLAGCQSNRTDSGEDGSSGKTKLTAIIVKHSLTKDVNQMKWLKDLEDKANVEIEWQQITADWDQKKSALFASGQVPDLLFNATADSDFVQFNGLFEDMSSLIEQEAPNVKKMFDEHPELKTLAAESDGKIYGIPRYKGIWPDSIASMFINKTWLDNLGLEPPTTWDELESVLVAFRDGDPNQNGDSTDEIPMDFSGMPVGFSAKLLLGSLGLPLSEDSPNGYFVENAEVKNFFVDERFKTLVMFLQRLYNQNLINKETITQDYSKYQSLGRGNGDTAKIGFTWGWETGDRFGSVLKDQYITLPQLKHHADSTNELYWSYDHYTQNYGDNAVSISAKSKDKEAAMRFINEFYDPEVSIQVLFGGMNDTDKGIQDQGDGTYQILPPADPSIDPGSWKWTNTFADLGPYYIADSIQDKITLGTDMRSVLDEKAVYDELLNKADPKSNVYPQDFMKYTTEDINTLALNQANINNITDQKWAQWMTTGASIESEWDAYVKSVKDSGLTQNLEIRQKAYNEYLTTLK; translated from the coding sequence ATGAAAAAGCGGATTTTTAGGCATGCTTTATTGGCAATTTCCATGGTGTCCTTGGTACTGGCAGGGTGTCAGAGCAATCGTACGGATTCTGGTGAGGATGGTTCATCAGGCAAGACCAAATTGACGGCTATTATTGTGAAGCATTCACTGACAAAGGACGTCAATCAGATGAAATGGCTTAAAGATCTGGAAGATAAAGCGAATGTAGAAATTGAGTGGCAGCAGATTACTGCGGATTGGGATCAGAAAAAAAGTGCACTGTTTGCCAGCGGGCAAGTTCCGGATCTATTGTTCAATGCAACTGCCGACAGTGATTTCGTACAATTCAACGGACTATTTGAAGATATGAGTTCATTGATTGAGCAAGAGGCCCCCAATGTCAAAAAAATGTTTGATGAGCATCCAGAGCTAAAGACGCTCGCGGCTGAAAGTGACGGCAAAATCTACGGTATTCCGCGATATAAAGGGATCTGGCCCGATAGTATCGCGTCCATGTTCATTAATAAAACGTGGCTGGACAATCTCGGACTGGAGCCTCCAACAACTTGGGACGAGCTCGAAAGTGTACTCGTTGCCTTCCGTGATGGAGACCCCAATCAGAACGGTGATTCAACGGATGAAATACCTATGGATTTTAGCGGCATGCCGGTAGGTTTCTCTGCCAAGCTTCTGCTGGGAAGTCTGGGGTTACCGCTGTCCGAAGATTCGCCAAACGGCTATTTCGTGGAAAATGCCGAGGTGAAGAACTTTTTTGTCGATGAACGCTTCAAGACGTTGGTTATGTTTCTTCAACGCTTATACAATCAAAATTTGATTAATAAAGAAACCATTACTCAGGATTATTCAAAATATCAGTCGCTGGGCAGAGGTAATGGCGATACGGCGAAGATTGGATTTACGTGGGGATGGGAGACGGGAGATCGGTTTGGCAGTGTGTTGAAAGACCAATATATCACGCTGCCGCAGCTTAAGCATCATGCCGATTCTACGAATGAACTTTATTGGAGTTATGACCATTACACGCAAAACTATGGAGACAACGCGGTTTCCATCAGCGCCAAATCCAAGGATAAAGAAGCAGCGATGCGATTCATTAACGAATTTTACGACCCTGAAGTCAGTATTCAGGTATTGTTCGGCGGCATGAATGACACGGACAAGGGGATTCAAGATCAAGGTGATGGTACCTATCAAATTCTGCCTCCTGCGGATCCGTCTATAGATCCTGGGTCATGGAAGTGGACCAATACATTCGCCGATCTCGGACCTTATTATATTGCTGACAGTATTCAAGATAAAATCACATTAGGTACAGACATGCGAAGCGTACTTGATGAGAAAGCGGTCTACGACGAGCTGCTGAACAAAGCAGACCCGAAATCCAATGTTTATCCACAGGATTTTATGAAGTATACGACAGAAGACATCAATACCTTGGCCTTAAACCAGGCGAACATCAATAACATTACCGATCAGAAATGGGCGCAATGGATGACCACAGGCGCGAGCATCGAAAGCGAATGGGACGCTTACGTAAAGTCCGTCAAAGATTCTGGACTTACCCAGAATTTGGAAATTCGCCAAAAAGCGTACAATGAATATTTGACTACGCTTAAGTAG
- a CDS encoding carotenoid biosynthesis protein, protein MGDITVVPVWIIQDIIVLIAAVLMVFYILDKETHPKTVLLQFIGFVFFYAAVFEITASSLGEGFYAYGRSILMLFNIPITVPIIEFLIIYSTLRVLKSVNIPSWTKPFITGLSAMVFDFSLDPVAVKQIFQTTDGLMARWTYYPLAGEPQIYGEPVMNFTGWIYIAGYWTIFILIGEWWHKKKGYSKSIGYIYPFLAAILSLACMFSPLSNFFNYMGPFFERTSNMQWVMLITLSVITIGILALAFIKFWDRKVNYSITPKKDFPIMFTFVGFPLVNTIFCIIGGYTEVLWLVALAQILLLLGWIGIYIMGKKASPITK, encoded by the coding sequence ATGGGTGATATAACTGTAGTGCCTGTATGGATAATTCAAGATATTATAGTCTTAATTGCTGCTGTTCTAATGGTTTTCTATATCCTTGATAAGGAAACACATCCCAAAACGGTTCTACTGCAGTTTATAGGTTTTGTGTTTTTTTACGCAGCCGTTTTTGAAATTACTGCTTCATCGCTTGGGGAAGGTTTTTACGCATATGGGCGGAGTATTTTAATGTTATTTAATATACCGATTACTGTCCCTATTATTGAGTTTCTGATCATTTATTCCACTTTGCGTGTTCTAAAGTCTGTAAATATACCGTCCTGGACTAAACCATTTATTACGGGATTGAGCGCTATGGTTTTTGACTTTTCATTGGACCCGGTGGCTGTTAAACAGATATTTCAGACTACAGATGGACTCATGGCAAGATGGACTTATTATCCGCTAGCCGGTGAACCTCAAATCTATGGGGAACCTGTGATGAATTTTACAGGATGGATTTATATAGCGGGATATTGGACCATCTTTATTCTAATTGGTGAATGGTGGCATAAAAAGAAAGGCTACAGTAAATCAATTGGTTATATCTATCCGTTTCTGGCGGCCATTCTGTCCTTAGCGTGTATGTTCTCACCTTTATCTAACTTCTTTAATTATATGGGGCCGTTCTTCGAAAGAACCTCTAATATGCAATGGGTGATGTTGATTACACTTTCTGTAATTACAATCGGAATTTTAGCATTAGCTTTTATAAAGTTTTGGGACCGGAAGGTTAATTATTCAATCACTCCCAAAAAAGATTTTCCTATCATGTTTACTTTCGTGGGGTTCCCCCTAGTCAATACTATATTTTGCATTATAGGAGGTTACACGGAAGTATTGTGGCTGGTCGCTCTGGCTCAGATCTTATTATTGCTAGGCTGGATTGGAATTTACATTATGGGTAAAAAAGCAAGTCCAATCACGAAATAA
- a CDS encoding TetR/AcrR family transcriptional regulator produces MADKKTDHRVRYTKMVIKESLLKLLTERSINKVTVTDICREAGINRNTFYTHYANQFELLSTIENDLYEDIKQVGMSSSNPQTLSYELCKYIKANKTICEVLFSEHGDKELLERILYISHDLTIERWKTELKYFDPQLFESWYTFTAHGSIAIIKKWVSSGLKESPSKIAAFIDKATESVSKAFYSEEL; encoded by the coding sequence ATGGCAGACAAAAAAACAGATCACAGAGTGAGATATACAAAAATGGTTATCAAAGAAAGCCTGTTGAAGCTTTTGACAGAACGGTCTATCAATAAAGTTACAGTGACCGACATTTGCAGAGAAGCAGGGATTAATCGCAACACCTTTTATACACACTATGCTAATCAGTTTGAGCTTCTTTCAACGATTGAAAATGATCTTTACGAAGACATTAAGCAAGTTGGGATGAGTTCTTCCAACCCTCAAACGCTATCTTATGAATTATGTAAGTATATAAAAGCGAATAAAACGATATGTGAGGTTCTGTTCTCAGAGCATGGGGATAAAGAATTATTAGAACGAATCCTCTATATCAGTCACGATTTAACTATTGAACGATGGAAGACGGAATTAAAATATTTTGATCCACAATTATTTGAGTCCTGGTATACGTTCACCGCTCATGGCAGTATAGCTATTATTAAAAAGTGGGTGAGTAGTGGTCTGAAGGAAAGCCCCAGTAAAATTGCAGCTTTTATTGATAAAGCTACGGAATCCGTATCTAAAGCTTTTTATTCTGAAGAATTGTAG